In a genomic window of Bemisia tabaci chromosome 1, PGI_BMITA_v3:
- the LOC109041765 gene encoding uncharacterized protein: MVANPEGDDDCFSENTDYKQQYRILKRKLKFLIYENECFQEALQTTQRKLLKASRDKSFLLDRLLTYEKVDVSSSDDDDTESSDNGEPPQDLKRKKMDHGPHIYGSASSGNSSKSVPAKKRRIPQRPPKQNTAPQLSSLLSSEGLGDGHMTPEEVERHLESQQGHMELIPSKVPSTVPPDLFSNDPSFDSELNEVYCELDTSPNDIADECLTVDMMPD, translated from the exons ATGGTGGCAAACCCCGAGGGTGACGATGATTGCTTTTCTGAGAACACTGACTATAAGCAACAATACAGAATTCTGAAAAGGAAGCTGAAATTTCTCATCTAT GAgaatgaatgttttcaagaagcACTACAAACCACTCAGCGTAAATTGCTGAAGGCATCCAGAGACAAGAGCTTTCTCTTGGACAGGCTTCTCACATATGAGAAAGTAGATGTTTCCTCCTCTGATGATGATGATACCGAGTCCTCAGACAATGGAGAACCACCCCAAGACCTGAAAAG gaaaaaaatggatcatgGACCTCATATCTATGGCAGTGCATCATCAGGCAACTCATCCAAATCAGTGCCAGCCAAAAAGAGACGCATACCTCAACGTCCACCAAAGCAGAACACAGCGCCACAA CTTTCTTCCCTTCTGAGCAGTGAAGGACTTGGTGATGGGCATATGACCCCTGAAGAGGTTGAGCGCCATCTTGAATCGCAGCAAGGGCATATGGAATTGATTCCTAGTAAGGTTCCTTCAACTGTTCCTCCAGATTTATTCAGCAATGACCCTTCTTTTGACAG cgaacTGAATGAAGTGTACTGTGAGCTTGATACATCTCCGAACGACATAGCTGATGAATGTTTAACTGTTGACATGATGCCAGATTAA